A section of the Arcobacter roscoffensis genome encodes:
- a CDS encoding S24 family peptidase: protein MIEFDKKKYKNLVLSKYDSYENYAYILTNRFGLEKKKDAVTKWGQLTNTNVPTARDLPIVAKSLDLQVTDLYTNAEEVREEITKEQIKKNPNKYEVSNSENVINLTYYKDNYVCAGSNEIVNETVNTKPISFDRSFLEEQLGKINFDNLHIVNTIGNSMEPTIKEGSQLVVNPIEKESAIVNGAVYTVIYYGAPQVKRIQHNPKTNEITLISDNKDYEKINIILEEDANDFKIIGRVVAHFNFI, encoded by the coding sequence ATGATTGAATTTGATAAGAAAAAATATAAAAATTTAGTACTAAGTAAATATGACAGTTATGAAAACTATGCATATATTCTGACAAATAGATTTGGTTTAGAGAAAAAGAAAGACGCAGTTACAAAATGGGGTCAATTAACAAACACAAATGTTCCCACAGCTAGAGACTTACCAATTGTTGCAAAATCATTAGATTTACAAGTTACAGACTTATATACAAATGCAGAAGAAGTTAGAGAAGAAATCACTAAAGAACAAATAAAAAAGAATCCAAATAAATATGAAGTTTCAAATAGTGAAAATGTTATTAACTTAACTTACTACAAAGATAATTATGTTTGTGCAGGTTCGAACGAGATTGTTAATGAAACTGTAAATACAAAACCTATTTCTTTTGATAGATCATTCCTAGAGGAGCAGCTAGGCAAAATAAACTTTGATAACCTTCATATAGTTAATACTATTGGTAATAGCATGGAACCTACAATTAAAGAGGGCTCTCAACTTGTTGTGAATCCTATTGAAAAAGAATCTGCAATTGTTAATGGTGCAGTTTATACAGTAATTTACTATGGAGCACCTCAGGTTAAAAGGATTCAGCACAACCCTAAAACAAATGAGATCACTTTAATTAGTGATAATAAAGACTATGAAAAAATTAATATTATTTTAGAAGAAGATGCAAATGATTTTAAAATAATTGGAAGAGTAGTAGCACATTTTAATTTTATTTAA
- a CDS encoding helix-turn-helix domain-containing protein — MSKNPKKQRQIKNTSQSAKILEYMKNGNKITAKDAYELFGCMTLAQRVADLKEAGHEIKSKQLHVSKQTTISQYYMDI, encoded by the coding sequence ATGAGTAAAAACCCTAAAAAACAAAGACAAATTAAAAATACAAGTCAATCTGCAAAGATTTTAGAGTATATGAAAAATGGAAATAAAATCACTGCAAAAGATGCCTATGAGCTTTTTGGTTGCATGACATTAGCTCAAAGAGTTGCAGACTTAAAAGAAGCAGGACATGAAATAAAATCAAAACAACTTCATGTAAGTAAGCAAACAACTATTTCACAATACTACATGGATATATAG
- a CDS encoding helix-turn-helix domain-containing protein, with product MSAAIATKEDFDKFQRTIVKMLKEVNNSTQKEWLTKEECLSLYGIKDRTLTELRQTRKVVFSKVGNTCIYKHDSIIELIEENKIEAMSH from the coding sequence ATGAGTGCAGCAATCGCAACAAAAGAAGATTTTGATAAGTTCCAAAGAACTATAGTTAAAATGTTAAAAGAAGTAAATAATTCTACTCAAAAAGAATGGCTAACAAAAGAAGAGTGTTTATCTTTATATGGTATCAAAGATAGAACACTCACAGAATTAAGACAAACTAGGAAAGTTGTATTTAGTAAAGTTGGTAATACATGTATCTATAAACATGATAGTATTATTGAACTAATTGAAGAAAACAAAATTGAGGCTATGAGTCACTAG
- a CDS encoding site-specific integrase, producing the protein MALTKTKYDGLYYRIDKNGKKVYVARIYKNGRDTTKTLGKEPNLNLKTANKLRLDILEELESGHSLKNIKKNLNDLFKEYLELRKNTVTDTYLYASEKNYHKYLKDVIGSKQPKDITTAMCQKIINDILDSGRAPQTAKSIKEIIVAIYKFLPELGIKNIENIGRAIKIPKFDNTRVIELTEDENKKLFEAIFKYKDIKIRTIFIWLLHGRRKGEVLNIRWEDIDFHNNIYTIDSKISKINKTFQYSLTDTLIEALKEYGIKESGLVFESSVKPGQTIGKCGMDYHWNKIRIATGLANLNMHDLRHVVGGYGVNNGFTLEVVGKTLGHTTANMTQRYSKVHRDSVKNVVDSLFEAYKPSDS; encoded by the coding sequence ATGGCTTTAACTAAGACAAAATATGATGGTTTATATTATAGAATAGATAAAAATGGTAAAAAAGTTTATGTTGCAAGAATATATAAAAATGGTAGAGATACAACTAAAACATTAGGAAAAGAACCAAATTTAAATTTAAAGACAGCAAATAAATTAAGACTTGATATTTTAGAAGAGTTAGAAAGTGGCCATTCTTTGAAAAATATCAAAAAAAATTTAAATGATCTATTTAAAGAATATTTAGAATTAAGAAAAAATACTGTTACTGATACATATTTATATGCAAGTGAAAAGAATTATCATAAGTATTTAAAAGATGTAATAGGAAGTAAACAACCAAAAGATATTACAACTGCCATGTGCCAAAAGATTATAAATGATATTTTAGATTCAGGAAGAGCTCCTCAAACTGCAAAATCTATAAAAGAGATAATTGTAGCTATTTATAAATTTCTTCCTGAACTGGGCATAAAGAATATAGAAAATATTGGAAGAGCAATAAAAATTCCTAAATTTGATAATACAAGAGTTATTGAATTAACAGAAGATGAAAATAAAAAGCTGTTTGAAGCAATTTTTAAATATAAAGATATAAAAATCAGAACAATATTTATTTGGTTGTTGCATGGTAGAAGAAAAGGTGAGGTTTTAAACATAAGATGGGAAGATATTGATTTTCATAACAATATATATACTATTGATAGTAAAATCTCTAAAATTAATAAAACATTTCAATATAGTTTAACTGATACATTAATAGAAGCTTTAAAAGAGTATGGAATAAAAGAAAGTGGTCTTGTATTTGAATCAAGTGTTAAACCTGGGCAAACAATAGGTAAATGTGGTATGGATTATCATTGGAATAAAATCAGGATTGCTACAGGTCTTGCAAATCTTAATATGCATGATTTAAGACATGTAGTAGGGGGATATGGAGTAAATAATGGATTTACTTTAGAAGTTGTAGGAAAGACTCTTGGTCATACGACTGCAAATATGACTCAAAGATATTCAAAAGTTCATAGAGATAGTGTGAAAAATGTTGTAGATAGTTTATTTGAGGCATATAAGCCTAGTGACTCATAG
- a CDS encoding DnaB-like helicase C-terminal domain-containing protein, translating to MIDTQLLVNMERTLLSSILFDNSIFEELQIKADDFYHLGHQKCFSFMQELHYEQLPIDESFLEKKYKANKLDETILVEILSSTPISNIIAYQDEIKENSKKRKLLKIAPLVQKLSSDTEVTAADGLDTVQKELNAIDNELDRVRTTADIVKDFEIKMKLAQEQNGPIGLKTSISYLNNLIGAFEPGKTTVIGARPSMGKTSLMCNFVNDFLDISINKDGAVLVDSLEMQAEDILKRLIACKNHESLSDLKRGVVKNLVKYQNSLRFYAANKNFILHDIKGLTFKQLAAKARKVFRTAQKEDRPIKAWLIDHVGKVKILTPNPFQKRNEIAEGTQLLQNICDEFGVHLFILTQLNREITNRKQNRPQLSDIKETGTLEEDADIVIFPHRESYYKRSDRNQKEEDVNPAELIIPKNRDGQSGTVNTYFNGPYNLFGNKDIPVEVVFENSAENSQAKTYQDEEQIEVPNIF from the coding sequence ATGATAGATACACAACTATTGGTAAACATGGAAAGAACTCTTTTGAGCTCTATTCTATTTGACAATTCTATTTTTGAAGAACTACAAATAAAAGCTGATGATTTTTATCATCTTGGACATCAAAAATGTTTTTCATTTATGCAAGAGCTGCACTATGAACAACTACCAATAGATGAGTCTTTCTTAGAGAAAAAGTATAAAGCAAATAAGCTTGATGAAACAATACTTGTTGAGATATTATCCTCTACACCTATTTCAAATATCATAGCTTATCAAGATGAGATAAAAGAAAATAGTAAAAAAAGAAAACTTTTAAAAATTGCTCCATTAGTTCAAAAGCTATCAAGCGATACAGAAGTTACTGCAGCAGATGGGCTTGATACAGTTCAAAAAGAACTAAATGCAATAGACAATGAGCTTGATAGAGTAAGAACTACAGCTGATATTGTAAAAGATTTTGAAATAAAAATGAAACTTGCACAAGAACAAAATGGACCAATAGGTTTAAAAACATCTATTAGTTACCTAAACAATCTAATAGGAGCATTTGAACCAGGTAAAACAACTGTAATTGGTGCTAGGCCGTCGATGGGTAAAACGAGTTTAATGTGTAACTTTGTAAATGATTTCTTAGATATATCAATAAACAAAGATGGTGCAGTTCTAGTAGATAGTTTAGAAATGCAAGCAGAGGATATACTTAAAAGACTTATAGCTTGTAAAAATCATGAGAGTTTATCAGATTTAAAAAGAGGTGTTGTAAAAAACTTAGTTAAATATCAAAACTCTTTAAGATTCTATGCAGCAAATAAAAACTTTATACTACATGATATAAAAGGTCTTACATTTAAGCAGTTAGCTGCAAAAGCTAGGAAAGTGTTTAGAACTGCACAAAAAGAGGACAGACCTATCAAAGCATGGCTTATAGATCATGTTGGAAAAGTAAAGATACTTACACCAAATCCATTTCAAAAAAGAAATGAGATAGCAGAAGGTACGCAGCTTTTACAAAATATATGTGATGAGTTTGGAGTACATCTATTTATATTAACTCAGTTAAATAGAGAAATCACAAATAGAAAACAAAACAGACCTCAGTTATCGGACATCAAAGAGACTGGAACATTAGAAGAAGATGCAGATATTGTTATCTTTCCTCATAGAGAGTCTTACTATAAAAGAAGTGATAGAAATCAAAAGGAAGAAGATGTAAACCCTGCAGAGCTTATTATACCTAAGAACAGAGACGGACAAAGTGGAACAGTAAATACTTACTTCAATGGTCCTTATAATCTTTTTGGGAATAAGGATATACCTGTAGAAGTAGTTTTTGAAAATAGTGCAGAAAATAGCCAAGCAAAGACATATCAAGATGAGGAACAAATAGAAGTTCCTAACATTTTTTAA
- a CDS encoding type I restriction endonuclease encodes MELKEQLKNLSERIKSLKDSVNTEEATKHSFIMPFISTLGYDIFNPNVVIPEFTADISKKKNEKVDYAIMHDDDPLILIEAKCHTENLNHHATQLERYFTVTESKFAILTNGIEYKIFTDLEKPNRMDEVPFFSFNLLELKDRDIKEISKFKSENFNIENIVKSAGNKKYISGIKSIFKEEVKNPSDDFARFFASKLSDKVLRQNVIDEFKGYSKIAFSEIVSDMAQEKINSLKSKLSVEISSDDEKEVEDTPDDGIVTTEEELQGFFIVKSILAENINLDRIHARDTKSYFGVLLDNNNRKWICRLLFNTKQKYLSIHIEDKKEEKIALDKIEDIYNYKEQLQKVIQRLDS; translated from the coding sequence ATGGAACTAAAAGAACAATTAAAAAACTTATCGGAAAGAATTAAATCTTTAAAAGACAGTGTAAATACAGAAGAGGCTACAAAACACTCTTTTATTATGCCTTTTATAAGTACTTTAGGATATGACATATTTAATCCGAATGTAGTTATTCCTGAATTTACAGCAGATATAAGTAAAAAAAAGAATGAAAAAGTTGACTATGCTATTATGCATGATGATGATCCTTTGATTTTAATTGAAGCAAAATGTCATACAGAAAACCTTAATCATCATGCAACACAACTAGAAAGATATTTTACAGTTACAGAAAGTAAATTTGCAATCTTAACAAATGGTATTGAATATAAAATTTTTACAGATTTAGAGAAACCAAATAGAATGGATGAAGTACCTTTCTTTAGTTTCAATCTTCTAGAACTTAAAGATAGAGATATTAAAGAAATTTCTAAATTTAAAAGTGAAAACTTTAATATTGAAAACATTGTTAAAAGTGCAGGGAATAAAAAATATATATCTGGTATCAAAAGTATTTTTAAAGAAGAAGTTAAAAACCCTTCTGATGATTTTGCAAGATTTTTTGCTTCGAAATTATCTGATAAGGTTTTAAGACAAAATGTTATTGATGAATTCAAAGGATATTCTAAAATTGCATTTTCTGAAATAGTTTCAGATATGGCTCAAGAAAAGATTAATTCTTTAAAATCAAAACTTAGTGTTGAAATCTCAAGCGATGATGAAAAAGAAGTTGAGGATACTCCTGATGATGGAATTGTTACAACAGAAGAAGAGCTACAAGGCTTCTTTATTGTGAAATCAATATTAGCAGAAAATATAAACTTAGATAGAATACATGCAAGAGATACAAAAAGTTACTTTGGAGTACTTTTGGATAATAATAATAGAAAATGGATTTGTAGACTTCTTTTTAATACAAAACAAAAATATTTATCTATACATATTGAAGATAAAAAAGAAGAGAAAATAGCATTAGACAAAATTGAAGACATTTATAACTATAAAGAACAGCTTCAAAAAGTAATTCAAAGACTAGACTCATAA
- a CDS encoding DUF2786 domain-containing protein produces the protein MSEKIKDKIEKLLNLSMSDNEHEAKLALERALKLMNEHNITKDEVYRQNFVSKEFDMNYKRLPDWVVTLYDLMTTVSGCKFTWKRNYMNSDYVQRGRITGRERDVENAQYLISFLLREIDKKSAVYKKEIQEVYTTKYLRILMKSYKKGIVESVFARLMEQHKVFFNEQAKGTDLVCVDLETKLKDAKAFLEELLDNKPKTHTSKAQYEKRGIKDGMNDGEKIELNQAVSKQDEVRQIGVKNERHI, from the coding sequence ATGAGCGAAAAAATCAAAGATAAAATAGAAAAACTCTTAAATCTTTCAATGAGTGACAATGAGCATGAAGCAAAACTTGCACTTGAAAGAGCTTTAAAACTTATGAATGAACATAATATAACAAAAGATGAAGTTTATCGTCAAAACTTTGTAAGTAAAGAATTTGATATGAATTATAAAAGACTACCCGATTGGGTGGTAACTCTTTATGATTTAATGACAACTGTTTCAGGTTGTAAATTCACTTGGAAAAGAAATTATATGAACTCTGATTATGTTCAAAGAGGAAGAATTACAGGAAGAGAAAGGGATGTTGAAAATGCTCAATATTTAATTAGTTTTTTATTGAGAGAAATTGATAAGAAATCAGCTGTTTATAAAAAAGAAATTCAGGAAGTTTACACAACTAAATATTTAAGAATTTTGATGAAGTCTTATAAAAAAGGAATTGTTGAAAGTGTCTTTGCTAGGCTTATGGAACAACACAAAGTCTTTTTTAACGAACAAGCAAAAGGAACTGATTTAGTTTGTGTTGATTTAGAAACTAAACTTAAAGATGCAAAAGCATTTCTTGAAGAACTACTTGATAATAAGCCTAAAACGCATACTTCAAAAGCTCAATACGAAAAAAGAGGCATTAAAGATGGAATGAATGATGGTGAAAAAATTGAACTTAATCAAGCAGTTTCAAAGCAAGATGAAGTTAGACAAATTGGGGTTAAAAATGAAAGACATATATAA
- the lolA gene encoding LolA-like outer membrane lipoprotein chaperone: MFYKIGLFLIGFTLVSNASINIEKLDTFKSDFTQSIKSTTGKTIEYKGAVFIKKDGKILWRYKTPIIKNVYVLNNFAIIDEPELEQAIYTTLETEVNIIRLLQGAKEVEKNSFLANYQNVDYLIRTSNEENKIDTISYKDRLENSVTIKFSDSIINDKIEDNIFKFTAPDYYDIIRK; this comes from the coding sequence ATGTTTTATAAAATAGGATTGTTTCTAATTGGTTTCACATTAGTTTCAAATGCTTCGATTAATATAGAAAAATTAGATACATTCAAATCAGATTTTACTCAAAGTATTAAATCAACAACAGGAAAAACTATAGAGTATAAAGGTGCCGTTTTTATAAAAAAAGATGGAAAGATTTTATGGAGATACAAAACACCAATCATAAAAAATGTTTATGTTTTAAATAACTTCGCAATTATTGACGAACCAGAGCTAGAACAAGCTATTTATACTACTTTAGAAACAGAAGTAAATATCATCAGACTTTTACAAGGTGCAAAAGAAGTAGAAAAAAACAGCTTTTTAGCAAACTATCAAAATGTAGACTATCTTATAAGAACTTCAAATGAAGAGAATAAAATAGATACTATTTCATATAAAGATAGACTAGAAAATAGTGTAACTATCAAATTTAGTGACTCTATAATAAATGATAAAATAGAAGATAATATTTTTAAATTTACAGCTCCTGATTATTATGACATCATAAGAAAATAA